One stretch of Carassius carassius chromosome 18, fCarCar2.1, whole genome shotgun sequence DNA includes these proteins:
- the LOC132092152 gene encoding heme transporter FLVCR2-like isoform X2, whose amino-acid sequence MESKSVDGEVNDNTYFPKTDSADAKVTFEHRNPPPETRLYKKRWVIVFLFSSYSLCNSYQWIQYGIINNIFMRFYSVDSFTIDWMSMIYMLTYIPLIFPVSWLLDKKGLRVIALVAAALNCTGTWIKVASARPDLFPVTFLGQFICSVAQVFILGMPSRIASVWFGSEEVSTACSIGVFGNQLGIAIGFLVPPMLVPNVDDLDELAAHIRVMFYITAGVATFLFVLVVIVFQERPEMPPTHAQAVARRISPESYSYTASIFRLLRNKAFMLLVITYGLNVGCFYAVSTLLNQMIIEHYPGEEVNAGRIGLTIVIAGMVGSLICGIWLDRSKTYKQTTLAVYLMSLVGLVLYAFTLDLGHLWVVFITAGTLGFFMTGYLPLGFEFAVELTYPESEGTSSGLLNCSAQVFGIIFTICQGKIMDSFNTLAGNLFLCAFLLIGTIITACIKSDLRRQLANQQALAAVHMEASVAEAFEAKL is encoded by the exons ATGGAATCGAAGTCAGTGGACGGAGAGGTGAATGATAATACATATTTCCCCAAAACAGACTCGGCTGATGCTAAGGTGACTTTTGAACACCGCAACCCACCGCCGGAAACGCGTTTATATAAAAAGAGATGGGTCATAGTGTTTTTATTCAGCTCGTATTCGCTGTGTAACTCCTACCAATGGATTCAATACGGAATCATCAACAATATCTTCATGCGCTTCTACAGCGTGGACTCTTTCACCATTGACTGGATGTCCATGATTTACATGTTGACGTACATTCCGCTTATTTTCCCCGTCTCGTGGCTCTTGGATAAAAAAGGGCTGAGGGTCATCGCGCTTGTGGCCGCGGCTCTGAATTGCACGGGCACGTGGATCAAGGTGGCCAGCGCGAGACCGGACCTTTTCCCGGTAACATTTTTGGGTCAGTTCATATGCTCAGTGGCTCAGGTGTTTATCCTCGGGATGCCCTCCCGCATCGCATCAGTGTGGTTCGGATCGGAAGAAGTGTCCACTGCGTGCTCCATCGGGGTCTTCGGAAATCAG TTGGGGATCGCCATAGGCTTCCTTGTTCCTCCTATGCTGGTTCCTAATGTGGACGATCTGGACGAGTTAGCGGCTCACATCAGAGTCATGTTCTACATCACGGCCGGAGTGGCCACCTTCCTGTTTGTGTTGGTTGTCATTG TGTTTCAGGAGCGTCCGGAGATGCCTCCCACCCATGCGCAAGCCGTGGCTCGGAGGATCTCTCCAGAGAGCTACTCATATACAGCATCGATCTTCAGGCTGCTCCGTAACAAAGCCTTCATGCTCCTCGTCATCACTTATG GGCTGAATGTTGGCTGTTTCTATGCTGTCAGTACACTTCTCAACCAAATGATCATTGAACACTATCCT GGAGAGGAGGTGAACGCCGGCAGGATCGGCCTCACCATCGTGATCGCTGGCATGGTGGGATCCCTCATCTGTGGGATCTGGTTAGACCGATCGAAGACATACAA ACAGACAACACTAGCCGTGTATCTGATGTCGCTTGTGGGTTTGGTGCTTTATGCTTTTACCTTGGATCTTGGTCACTTGTGGGTGGTCTTCATCACAGCAGGAACCCTCGG GTTCTTCATGACGGGTTACCTTCCACTCGGTTTTGAGTTTGCTGTTGAATTGACTTACCCAGAATCTGAAGGGACGTCTTCAGGACTTCTCAACTGCTCTGCACAG GTATTTGGGATCATATTTACAATCTGTCAGGGGAAAATCATGGATTCGTTTAATACTCTGGCTGGGAATCTCTTCCTGTGTGCCTTCCTGCTGATAGGAACCATCATTACAG CTTGTATCAAGTCAGATCTGCGCAGACAATTGGCAAACCAGCAAGCACTGGCAGCT GTCCATATGGAAGCATCAGTGGCAGAAGCTTTTGAAGCCAAACTCTAA
- the LOC132092151 gene encoding uncharacterized protein LOC132092151, giving the protein MDDEEDEQLPHCCETPLRNNSSENRDGRGGEVGQTANRHGRFKDRSTQTTSSVLNSARDGDMAPFQGLERDASSACRAVDARTAFGANCGARGLASLTIAPGAPEGPRALFHGNAGFRAHFPALFEPVLDGTQNAEEDEGRPEEKEDERDIGISVEIQIGRKLREMGDQFQQDHLQLFTQRGQMGLFELVTTFYNFLFPRETPQNARAQR; this is encoded by the exons ATGGATGATGAGGAGGACGAACAGCTTCCTCACTGCTGTGAAACACCGCTAAGAAACAATAGCTCAGAGAACAGAGACGGGAGAGGTGGAGAGGTGGGACAAACAGCTAACAGACACGGACGCTTTAAAGACAGATCAACACAGACTACCAGCTCTGTGCTTAATTCAGCGAGAGACGGAGATATGGCACCATTCCAGGGTTTAGAGAGAGATGCATCATCTGCCTGCAGAGCTGTGGATGCCAGGACTGCATTTGGGGCTAACTGTGGAGCCAGGGGCCTTGCATCACTCACTATTGCCCCTGGGGCCCCAGAAGGGCCTAGAGCACTTTTTCATG GAAATGCTGGATTTCGTGCACACTTCCCTGCACTGTTTGAACCCGTCTTGGATGGCACACAAAACGCAGAAGAGGACGAAGGGAGACCAGAAGAAAAGGAAGACGAACGGGACATTGGAATTAGTGTGGAGATTCAGATTGGACGTAAACTGCGTGAAATGGGGGATCAGTTTCAGCAGGATCATCTTCAGCTG TTCACTCAAAGGGGCCAGATGGGTTTGTTCGAGCTAGTGACGACGTTCTACAACTTCCTTTTTCCTCGTGAAACACCCCAAAATGCAAGAGCCCAGAGATGA
- the LOC132092152 gene encoding heme transporter FLVCR2-like isoform X1 yields the protein MESKSVDGEVNDNTYFPKTDSADAKVTFEHRNPPPETRLYKKRWVIVFLFSSYSLCNSYQWIQYGIINNIFMRFYSVDSFTIDWMSMIYMLTYIPLIFPVSWLLDKKGLRVIALVAAALNCTGTWIKVASARPDLFPVTFLGQFICSVAQVFILGMPSRIASVWFGSEEVSTACSIGVFGNQLGIAIGFLVPPMLVPNVDDLDELAAHIRVMFYITAGVATFLFVLVVIVFQERPEMPPTHAQAVARRISPESYSYTASIFRLLRNKAFMLLVITYGLNVGCFYAVSTLLNQMIIEHYPGEEVNAGRIGLTIVIAGMVGSLICGIWLDRSKTYKQTTLAVYLMSLVGLVLYAFTLDLGHLWVVFITAGTLGFFMTGYLPLGFEFAVELTYPESEGTSSGLLNCSAQVFGIIFTICQGKIMDSFNTLAGNLFLCAFLLIGTIITACIKSDLRRQLANQQALAAAALCRSDVQGSQLDVSPPFNTHVINQSPRDFIAHGGSGPYGSISGRSF from the exons ATGGAATCGAAGTCAGTGGACGGAGAGGTGAATGATAATACATATTTCCCCAAAACAGACTCGGCTGATGCTAAGGTGACTTTTGAACACCGCAACCCACCGCCGGAAACGCGTTTATATAAAAAGAGATGGGTCATAGTGTTTTTATTCAGCTCGTATTCGCTGTGTAACTCCTACCAATGGATTCAATACGGAATCATCAACAATATCTTCATGCGCTTCTACAGCGTGGACTCTTTCACCATTGACTGGATGTCCATGATTTACATGTTGACGTACATTCCGCTTATTTTCCCCGTCTCGTGGCTCTTGGATAAAAAAGGGCTGAGGGTCATCGCGCTTGTGGCCGCGGCTCTGAATTGCACGGGCACGTGGATCAAGGTGGCCAGCGCGAGACCGGACCTTTTCCCGGTAACATTTTTGGGTCAGTTCATATGCTCAGTGGCTCAGGTGTTTATCCTCGGGATGCCCTCCCGCATCGCATCAGTGTGGTTCGGATCGGAAGAAGTGTCCACTGCGTGCTCCATCGGGGTCTTCGGAAATCAG TTGGGGATCGCCATAGGCTTCCTTGTTCCTCCTATGCTGGTTCCTAATGTGGACGATCTGGACGAGTTAGCGGCTCACATCAGAGTCATGTTCTACATCACGGCCGGAGTGGCCACCTTCCTGTTTGTGTTGGTTGTCATTG TGTTTCAGGAGCGTCCGGAGATGCCTCCCACCCATGCGCAAGCCGTGGCTCGGAGGATCTCTCCAGAGAGCTACTCATATACAGCATCGATCTTCAGGCTGCTCCGTAACAAAGCCTTCATGCTCCTCGTCATCACTTATG GGCTGAATGTTGGCTGTTTCTATGCTGTCAGTACACTTCTCAACCAAATGATCATTGAACACTATCCT GGAGAGGAGGTGAACGCCGGCAGGATCGGCCTCACCATCGTGATCGCTGGCATGGTGGGATCCCTCATCTGTGGGATCTGGTTAGACCGATCGAAGACATACAA ACAGACAACACTAGCCGTGTATCTGATGTCGCTTGTGGGTTTGGTGCTTTATGCTTTTACCTTGGATCTTGGTCACTTGTGGGTGGTCTTCATCACAGCAGGAACCCTCGG GTTCTTCATGACGGGTTACCTTCCACTCGGTTTTGAGTTTGCTGTTGAATTGACTTACCCAGAATCTGAAGGGACGTCTTCAGGACTTCTCAACTGCTCTGCACAG GTATTTGGGATCATATTTACAATCTGTCAGGGGAAAATCATGGATTCGTTTAATACTCTGGCTGGGAATCTCTTCCTGTGTGCCTTCCTGCTGATAGGAACCATCATTACAG CTTGTATCAAGTCAGATCTGCGCAGACAATTGGCAAACCAGCAAGCACTGGCAGCT gcaGCATTGTGCAGGTCAGACGTTCAAGGATCACAGTTGGACGTCTCTCCTCCCTTTAACACACATGTGATCAATCAATCACCGCGTGATTTTATTGCTCACGGTGGTTCAG GTCCATATGGAAGCATCAGTGGCAGAAGCTTTTGA